The Chiloscyllium plagiosum isolate BGI_BamShark_2017 chromosome 19, ASM401019v2, whole genome shotgun sequence genome contains the following window.
AGAGCACAATAAGCAGATATGATTAAATGGAAATCTGCATCCGTGATTCATTGTAAatgtatacatttttaaaaacttgttatGAATAAGTAAATATTTGGTACTAAAAGCATTTTGAAGAGATTATTCCTTCTGCAACACCTTGTGTCTGCAGTTGTCCCCAACATCCCCTCCATTTCCTATGGTCTCTCCCTATCCAAGGATAAGAAGTGCAAGACCTTTCCTTTTCAGCAACCAAGTCTGAAACACTTATTCCCAATTAAAATATGTTTCATTAAATTTAGTACATTGTATCTGCTGGTTATGAGGTGATCTCCTGTACAAAGaagagaccaaacacagactaTGGGAGCGCACTGTCCACTAAATGACTCTGAATTTCCAGTAACCTACCATTTTAACTCTCCATCGTGTGTGCACTCTGACTTATCCGTCCTTAATCAGCAGCTAATCTTCTAACTGAGCATTTTAAATGCCTTCTCAATTTTAGTCCTACAAGGTTACATCAAAGCCTCTGTCCCCAGGTTTCTTTGctggtttgtgttttttttccccctcctcttgtttctttgttacttccttcagatcatagaatctctatagtgtggaaacaggtcattcagctccacaagtccacacccatcctccgaacagcatcccacccaggctcaccaccccccaccctttccctggaagcctgcatttcccatggccaatcctcccaacctgcacatcttcggattgtgggagcacccagaggaaacccacgcagacacggggagaatgtgcaaactccacacagacagtcagccgaggctggaatcgaacccgggtccctggcactatgaggcagctgtgctaatcactgagccactgtgtacaCCATTTACATTGTGAACAAACAACAGTTATCCTACCATTCATATCTCTTCTAGACacatcttttgattttttttccttgtcATTTTCTTTGGTATTGCACCATGAAATATTCATCATTTAATCTCACAATCATCCTTTTTATTCTTCTACAGACTGTCTCTCCCTTTATTAGCTCAACAACGATTCATAACTTCTTCCATTCTAATGGAATGTCATTGACCTGAAAGGTtgattcagtttctctctctacatcTGCTGTcatactttttaaatatttccattattttgtatttgtatttcatAGTTCCAGTGTAAACTTTGTGTCACTGCTTAAttcactgccatttctctgtaGGAATGCCTACCTTAAAGCAGTTTTTCTCTTTTAcagaatttctgtttgtttcgACTTCATTAATTTCTAGTCTCCTTTTCATGTTTTGTCAGAAATCTACCAACCTCACTTTCACAGCCACATCCCTTTCTTTAGCATATGTCTGTGGCTCTGCTTTATTTCACAAGTCTTGTGAGAAAACTCCAGTTTGGTTCCtcacatattttcaaatttcagagCTCCTTGAACTGCTATTTTTGCAGTCTCCTAGGATCCACACTCAACATCATGCGTAACCATGGGTATGTCCttgatctctgtctctcttcagCAATTCCAACTCACTCTATCCCAAAGCTGTCCCAATCCAATGTATCACTTCATCCTCCACTACATGCAAcattttaacaacatcctttcaggTGTGAACTTTCATTAACTCATGTGGTATAAACATTTTTCTGGATTTTTCTTGCCCTTCATCTTTCACTCATCCCACACGTGCTCCAAATCTCATTCCAAGCTATATGGCCActgaccttcccctctctgaccCCAAAGGATTTCCCCTTAGCAAAGGCCTTAGTTTCATTTCCTTCCAACCTAGGACAGGACCCTGAGCTTTTCTTCCAATGCCTTCATCCAATTCCACGGCCAGGAGTCCTTTCCCCACATACAAGTCTTTTCACCCATTTCCACTATTTTGCCTGCACCTGGATTGTTCAGCTCCTTCTGACCTCTGAGCTTTCATTGGGAACAACCAGTGTGGCAACTATGACCTCTATTTCTCTGCTCCCCTCACTTGCTCGAACTTGCTGCTGTCCATTCTCTCAGGGTCCAAATCTAACATTGTTATCAGATCTACTGTCATGGATGGCAACTCTCTATGTAATTTGGTCTGACAGGGGCCTAATTCTCTCTCACTTCCACTTTCTTTTCACTGGACCATGAACGCACTGGAATGCAAGTTTGCTGCCACTGTTCCCTTTGCAGACCATTTCCCCGAGTTCGGATTAGGGACAAAATAGCTGCTTGGCCATCTGCCTGGAGGTAACCTCTCTGTGGCAGAGTTGGGGGCTTGTGTTGGAGcacaggaaataggaacaggagtaggctgtttggccgcTTGAGCCTGCTCGGGCAATCAATAGGATTGTAGCTGATCCTACACTCGTCATGTCCACTTGCCTGTCCTTTCCCTGTAAACTCTGTATCCCAGGCTGATTTTGAGACTGCCTTTCTGTAGACCCCACCACAGAATGGCTGTggccatttatttttcaaaatttgtaaAAGCATTTTAGAGGCATTCTTTCTCTCCCTTGCCTGCAATAGCGGCTGGTTGAACCTGCTATTGGTCTTGCCAAGCTCAAAGAGTCTGCCAAGGATGATGTGTGTGTCCTCCAGTCATTACTTAGCCAGTCTAAACACACTCAGTGTTGGGGTGACACAGTATGGCATTAGGTCGTGTGTTTGGTACTTGATCAAAAAAGGAAAACCTTTTGAAGCCAAAGTCTGAAAGCTGCATGGGAAAGAGGTCACCTTAGGCAGAGATCATTAGTGTCACATTAGTGTCACACCAAAGTGTTAACAGAAGGCACGTGCTCACAATCTCTGGGTACCTTGTGATTAAGAAGTGAATGTATATCCAGGCAACATGGAATCTCCAAATTGAGACAGCTCAATGAGAATTAAACTCTTTActcaatgatccagaaatgtttGAGAAGAATCACTCAGCTTTAAAATGAAATCTCATCATAGTGCCTGTCACCTTTGGTATGGATATTTGCAAAATGATATTTTAGTGCTGTTCAAACAACAGCTTCTCTTTTTTTCCTAAGGCCTGCTTTTATCTGGTTCAAAAATATTCAGGACCTACCTAATTGTGTTTGCTTTAAAGTTGcaccatttaaaaacaaattgatgcTTCATCTATTTAATTTGGTGTTAGATTAATGGATTATTTGCAGTTGATTTCCATCCAGATTTAGATTGGGAGATCTGATTTATtgctgttcattttttaaaagtaggTACTTGAGAGAAGTTAGCCACAAAAGGGGAAGAGCAACTGTCCTATCCATCTGGGGAATGAAATATACACTTTTCACAGATCTTTAAGAATTTATAATATAGCAGGACATTAGGAAGGGGGCTGTTTTCCAAAAGTAAAACACGGAAACTATGTTTACTCACCATGCAGTTGAACTTTGAAAAGACATCAAGACTGGACTCGGAGCATCTGCCTTCAACATCTGCATAGGCCATGGtgatggagctggagctggagcctGGGACTGGGGCTGGGCTGGAGTCTGGGCCTGGGCCTGTGCCTGGGCCTGAGTCTGGGCCTGGGCCTGAGTAGAACTGTTCCACTGGCCCTCATCCTGCTTCAGCCAGCTGCCTCGGATTCCCCACTTAGACAAGTAAAATTGACAGATCTCATAATTCATGGCAGAGTAGTAGAGAAGGTCCAGTACAAGCAGGATTAGGACAAAAAAACCATAAATCCATACTCCAATCAGTGCACTGTAGttactgaaacaaaaatattatCAAGTGAGACGATAGTAACAATGCAATTTTATAAACAATGAACAACATCAAGAATATTCATGGCCTGAACAGATCAGGAAATGCGGATATTTGTTGATTTACTGAAATATGATAATTTAAGTTTCTTACACTTCACTTTGTCTTGCCAAGGTTCCTCACCATGTCCACCCTCACACCCACTCACCTTGCAGCAGCTCTCAGGCTACACTGCCCATTCACTTCATTATTTCCCCGTTCATCGATCCATTGTTAACGAGCACCTCGACTGGTCTACAGTTTGGCACATTTGCTTTGTGGTCATTCTTACTAAATGCACTTTATCCATCAGCGATGTCCTCACCTTTACTCACTCAAGACTATTCCATTTCATCTCTTGTAGGAGGCTGGAGGTGCACCACCAGAAATAAACAATCTCATAGACCTGGATAAGGCTACCCTGGAGATATGTGGGATATCTATACCCATCTCTGTCAGAAATGGGGGAGAAATAGCTGGGTACAGGGTTATATATCCTTCCAATACACACAAGACCTTAGGTTGATCAAATCATACTCTTTTCATTTGTCTTCCATGATTTTCATACACACAGCAAGTGCTGCAGGACATCCATGATGATAATGTATGATGATGATTCCTCAAAGAAACTCATTCATTCTGAGCATACAGTTACTGGACATTTAACAatgcacaaacacagacagtcacatatTGCTGGGTCCACTTGGACAGTTAGTCCAATTTATGAATGAGCACGAGAATGCATTGAGAGACGATGCTATGGGAAGTTTGCAACAGGAGGCTCAATCCTTTCTGAGCTCTGATCAGGTGGGTGTAAATGCTGAATCCAGGGAAGCTCTTGTTGAGAGGGAGAACACCTGCGAACACATCTGCAGCTTAGCCAAGGACTGCCGGAAGTGCCACACACTTGCTTCATAATAACAGATAGAATGCAGTAATCCAACGTGATTGCTATAGGAATAATGAAGGAGGGAATTGAGAGAATAACTGTGGTACAGTGATGACAACCATTATGGAGCTTCAGGGAAGGCTCATAAATGTTCCCATACAGGTGACGAGCAAAGCCATACAGAATTGGAATCCCAACAAGTCTGCTACCTTAAACTAGTTGACAGGTACTTTATCTGTGACCTCACAATGCACCACTGATCTCCACCAAGCTGGTCTGCAGCGGAATGATAGATGTGTCAAACTGCTGACTCAGGAGAGCAGTGATCACAAAAGGGAACATGGGGGTGAGAATTCCATCCAAAACACCTCTCTTGTggaccacccccacaccccccttCACTTCACCACTAACCTCCGTTGCCTCATTAACTGATGAAAGGCTGCCTCTTCACAGATGAATGTGGAGCTGTCTTTGTTGGGTTTGGCTAGATCTATGTCAGCAGACAGAGTTGGAATCAGAGCCGATGCCTCTAGTCCTCAGCCTCAGTTGCAATTTTCCATTTGGTGAAAAAAAATGGTGTCAGGTTCTAATGACTTCATTGGCACTGTACATTTGCTGAAAAGAATCCATTGGCTTTGGGCAGGTGACCTTGATACCAATTTACAGGATAAAATGCAACCTACCAGCTCTCAACTTTCCTAAGGCAGATAAGCAATGCTTTAATTTTAATCATTTACCTGTCAGATTTCAGTTGGAAGGATAGGGTTAAAACTGCTGAGTGTATTAAACTCTGTTTGGGGAAAGGGAAATTATTGTAACCCACTACATCACCATTTCCTGACAAGTGTCTTCCATTTAAATCAACAGTACTAAGAAAGAATAAGGACCTAACTGAAGGTTGATTTTCCTCTTCAAGGTGGCTTCCTTTTGCTAGTGATAAAACAACAGCAGATTTTCTTGTGGgaaattggaaaataatttgATTGTCTGATAAGATATGAATCTGATTGAGCAGTTACAGAACTCAATCTTCCTTAGCCATCATGTGAAACCCTAGCGCTGCTGATTTCAACAGTTGTGTAAGCATAAAGGTCACAATCTAAATGCCACATATGAATCAAGTGTTCACTAACAGTGACCGGTGATTTCCTTAGTCATCTTTATCTCATTTCCATGGATCACCACAAAGGAACAATTCAAAGTGCTCAGTAGAACATTCATCCACTATCGTCACTAAACGGCTGAGACATTAATTATAAAATCAACATCGCAGAACCAATATATTTCTTTGTGAGTGCATTGCGCACCTATACAATGATCACCTTCTGATAGAAAAATGGATGCTTTTTACAATTGATTTATCTGTTCCTCAACTTTGCTGCTTGCAAGGACTTGCACAATCTTGACACTTTATTCTTCTGGAATT
Protein-coding sequences here:
- the LOC122559554 gene encoding protein shisa-like-1, which produces MISLCLQSITVATVIFLLLTTAVTSAHFRVCEPYADVKGRYHFGFHCPRLSDSKSYMLCCHHNSTTFKYCCNETEFQAVMQLNMTGQAEGYMHNNYSALIGVWIYGFFVLILLVLDLLYYSAMNYEICQFYLSKWGIRGSWLKQDEGQWNSSTQAQAQTQAQAQAQAQTPAQPQSQAPAPAPSPWPMQMLKADAPSPVLMSFQSSTA